A stretch of the Papaver somniferum cultivar HN1 chromosome 6, ASM357369v1, whole genome shotgun sequence genome encodes the following:
- the LOC113288442 gene encoding F-box/kelch-repeat protein At1g57790-like produces the protein MVLASVADDYYTSEVDDRRTADCNLEKVEHMDEVIKVMENIAGRDDEKEDTEKGRLGIMPIDDLVWSVSNYLHTLDYIHLRAVSKRYRAMMNLRRSSSIRTFKTTDLSPWLVFSDYDRSIYNFVNPLHNNEKYLISIPEMVKGSRICFSKGGWLLMVNGLTLFFHNPFTRSGIKLPDFPNNRGAPFSGISFSSLPTSADCVVFAIKKQLDASMSIFFIKRGEEHWRCDSFDATSYLPLNRKQMGFEMDLNNPVFYNGVFYCLDINGNLGVSKQENDNVSWEVLAMVSGPNCGFIYKSYLVECEGKLLCVLLGHLGKWVRIFRLNDTQMVWVEVKDLGRHMLCVSNTSSISAVAPVSQMENKIYFPRLHEDGILFYSLDTGMYHCVGTTKHSAKDYRDTKVKLFCSWIEPNWSETSVKSLDWLSI, from the exons ATGGTTCTTGCCTCAGTGGCTGATGATTACTACACCTCCGAG GTTGACGATAGAAGAACAGCAGACTGTAATTTAGAAAAGGTGGAACACATGGATGAAGTTATAAAGGTAATGGAAAACATAGCTGGTAGGGATGATGAGAAAGAAGATACCGAAAAAGGAAGGCTAGGGATTATGCCTATTGATGATTTGGTATGGTCAGTATCAAACTATCTTCATACATTGGATTACATACATTTACGTGCAGTGAGTAAAAGATACCGTGCGATGATGAATCTCAGAAGATCCTCTTCTATTAGAACTTTCAAGACCACAGATTTATCCCCGTGGCTGGTTTTCTCCGACTATGATCGATCCATCTACAATTTCGTAAACCCACTGCATAATAATGAGAAATACCTCATTAGTATTCCTGAAATGGTAAAAGGTTCTAGAATTTGCTTTTCGAAAGGTGGGTGGTTGCTCATGGTGAACGGCCTGACTTTGTTCTTCCACAATCCCTTCACGAGATCCGGTATTAAACTTCCAGACTTCCCAAATAATCGTGGTGCCCCTTTCTCAGGTATCTCGTTCTCTTCTTTGCCGACTTCTGCAGATTGTGTAGTTTTCGCCATAAAAAAACAATTGGATGCTAGCATGTCCATCTTCTTCATTAAACGGGGAGAAGAACACTGGAGGTGTGATTCCTTTGATGCTACTAGTTATTTACCTCTCAACAGGAAACAAATGGGATTCGAGATGGATTTGAACAATCCAGTTTTCTACAACGGAGTATTCTATTGTCTAGACATAAACGGAAATTTAGGTGTATCTAAACAAGAGAATGACAACGTAAGTTGGGAAGTTTTAGCCATGGTAAGCGGACCTAATTGTGGGTTTATCTATAAGAGTTACTTGGTGGAGTGTGAAGGAAAACTTTTGTGTGTGTTATTAGGCCATTTGGGGAAATGGGTTCGTATTTTTAGATTGAACGACACTCAAATGGTTTGGGTTGAAGTTAAAGATCTGGGGAGGCATATGTTGTGTGTTAGCAATACATCTTCTATCTCGGCAGTTGCTCCAGTTAGTCAAATGGAGAACAAAATCTACTTTCCGAGGTTGCATGAAGATGGTATCTTATTCTATTCCCTTGATACAGGTATGTATCACTGTGTTGGTACTACTAAACATTCTGCTAAAGATTATCGTGATACGAAGGTGAAGTTATTCTGCAGTTGGATTGAGCCCAACTGGTCAGAGACCTCAGTTAAGTCTCTTGATTGGCTTAGCATTTAG